In one Nitrosarchaeum sp. genomic region, the following are encoded:
- a CDS encoding MarR family transcriptional regulator, which yields MGGTKKVSPAKQDKTQNSKDGKDPKDSKKSRKDRGESGPRKAEITVMVNEAEAIKIIKNSKVVTVHDLARQTGVKISAANAFLIESTKKGIVKRAGGYSGHYIYQAVSS from the coding sequence ATGGGTGGAACAAAAAAAGTCAGTCCAGCAAAACAGGACAAGACTCAAAATTCAAAGGATGGAAAGGATCCAAAAGATTCAAAGAAGAGTCGAAAAGATAGAGGCGAGAGCGGTCCACGTAAAGCAGAGATTACAGTAATGGTAAATGAAGCAGAAGCAATCAAAATAATCAAAAATTCCAAAGTCGTAACAGTTCATGATCTTGCAAGACAAACAGGAGTTAAAATTTCAGCAGCAAACGCATTTTTAATAGAATCAACAAAGAAAGGCATTGTAAAGCGTGCCGGTGGATATAGCGGACATTACATCTACCAAGCAGTTTCCTCATAG
- a CDS encoding cyclophilin-like fold protein: MLISTSPSKTSSTSGASTYSSGSSTINSASLESDKYPNSLKALYNPIILNYKLSSPSVSRKQIILEIKGKTKIRCDLKRHLSPRTVGTIMRSLPLEGHAHFLGKHIAYFETVLDSGIERSTKEFKKGDIAFLSSTGSVCFFIDDVSPGKIMTPIGKMLENIDALKDVKSGDVFYLYEETAW, from the coding sequence GTGTTAATCTCTACATCTCCTTCAAAAACTTCCTCTACTTCAGGAGCTTCTACATATTCTTCTGGTTCTTCTACAATTAATTCAGCTTCGTTAGAATCCGACAAGTACCCAAATTCTCTCAAAGCGTTATATAATCCAATAATTTTAAACTACAAATTGAGCTCGCCTTCAGTCTCGCGAAAACAGATAATTTTGGAAATTAAGGGAAAAACAAAGATCCGATGTGATCTAAAACGCCATTTGTCTCCCCGTACAGTTGGGACAATAATGAGATCTTTGCCATTGGAGGGACACGCTCATTTTCTGGGAAAACATATTGCTTATTTTGAAACTGTACTTGATTCTGGAATTGAAAGATCCACAAAAGAATTCAAAAAAGGAGATATTGCTTTTTTGTCTTCTACCGGCAGTGTCTGCTTTTTTATCGATGATGTTTCTCCCGGAAAAATTATGACTCCTATTGGAAAAATGTTAGAAAACATTGATGCACTAAAAGATGTGAAATCTGGAGACGTTTTTTATCTCTATGAGGAAACTGCTTGGTAG
- a CDS encoding DNA-directed RNA polymerase subunit K produces MSDSNEAELIVEEPEEYVEAPEVEEVFEGDVEINTGLNKALDTYRKLIEKNEGLEPLTEKQQEALEKRIKEIESREVVETISEHDPVEIPCEKGKITIGPPTLTRFEKARIMGARALQLSLGAPPFIPIPKTARISLDISMEELEQKVIPITIRRVLPNGDYQNIPIEYFD; encoded by the coding sequence TTGTCGGATTCTAACGAAGCTGAATTAATTGTAGAAGAACCAGAAGAATATGTAGAAGCTCCTGAAGTAGAGGAAGTTTTTGAAGGAGATGTAGAGATTAACACTGGATTAAACAAAGCGTTAGACACTTATCGAAAATTAATTGAAAAAAACGAAGGTCTAGAACCATTAACTGAAAAACAACAAGAGGCACTAGAAAAAAGAATTAAAGAAATTGAATCACGAGAAGTCGTCGAAACAATTTCAGAACACGACCCAGTAGAGATCCCATGTGAAAAGGGTAAGATAACAATTGGACCACCAACACTAACAAGATTTGAAAAGGCAAGAATTATGGGTGCAAGAGCATTACAATTATCATTAGGAGCACCTCCATTCATTCCAATTCCAAAAACTGCTAGAATATCACTAGACATATCCATGGAGGAATTAGAACAAAAAGTGATACCAATCACCATAAGAAGAGTACTCCCTAATGGAGATTATCAAAACATACCAATAGAATACTTTGATTAA
- a CDS encoding ribonuclease P subunit p25 family protein, which yields MLMEEIKKEYGQEQINKPETTILHIRNDPVMQVALDVLPILGNKKKVILRAVGNSIPNAVAVANIITEKMLHGNSKVEKIKLDTEAAAGIGRMTSNIEIILIKT from the coding sequence ATGCTCATGGAAGAGATTAAAAAAGAATACGGTCAAGAACAGATCAACAAACCTGAGACGACTATACTTCATATCAGAAATGATCCAGTGATGCAAGTAGCTCTAGATGTATTACCAATTTTAGGAAATAAAAAGAAAGTAATACTTCGAGCAGTTGGAAATTCGATTCCAAATGCAGTTGCAGTTGCAAATATTATTACTGAAAAGATGCTACATGGGAATTCAAAAGTCGAGAAGATAAAACTAGATACTGAAGCAGCCGCGGGGATTGGAAGGATGACTTCAAATATAGAAATTATTTTAATTAAAACCTAG
- a CDS encoding helix-turn-helix domain-containing protein, translated as MLLPAEIESKTLIPALRAILAKKLAEDHNIREDEISKMLGVTQAAISNYIRGTRGDPSLIAKLLAEKQVSILIDELTDNLSSDMAYTPSSLSKFIGLCNYIKSSLLICEIHHNLESDIDEQVCKECENMLLKGPGSVY; from the coding sequence ATGTTACTTCCTGCAGAAATTGAATCCAAGACATTGATTCCTGCATTGCGAGCAATTCTTGCTAAAAAATTAGCTGAAGATCATAATATTCGTGAAGACGAAATTTCAAAAATGCTTGGAGTTACACAAGCAGCTATTAGTAACTACATCCGTGGAACTCGTGGTGATCCATCTTTAATTGCAAAACTTTTGGCAGAAAAACAAGTCTCTATTCTAATTGATGAGTTAACTGATAACTTATCATCCGATATGGCTTATACCCCATCTAGTCTTTCAAAATTTATTGGTCTTTGTAATTATATCAAATCAAGCTTGTTGATTTGTGAAATTCATCACAATTTAGAATCTGATATAGATGAACAAGTTTGTAAAGAATGTGAAAACATGCTTCTAAAGGGTCCTGGTAGTGTTTACTAG
- a CDS encoding asparagine synthase-related protein, which produces MEDISKKLYNILKESCESCKSNSIAISGGLDSTIIAYFLKERKPKSIAIIAKDFVASDLTYSQRASKEFNMPLTINQVSTTDILNAIEETIKILRNFNDIEIRNNVVMYLAIKWAKDQNSSGIITGDGADELFAGYNFLIKKSEEELEKEIQRVCSVMHFPTQEIGKSLGITVESPFLNENVIEFAKTIPSNLKVREEKAKRYGKWILRKTFEKNIPMQIAWREKAPMQDGSGTAGLSNLFDSVINDQMFLEKKKKIQDADEVTIRTKESMYYYEIYRKMYQVPTKNQDTESCPYCNFNVEKSKFCRMCGAFPI; this is translated from the coding sequence TTGGAAGATATTTCTAAAAAACTGTATAATATTTTAAAAGAGTCATGTGAGTCATGCAAATCAAATTCAATAGCAATATCGGGAGGATTAGATAGTACAATTATAGCATATTTTCTAAAAGAACGAAAACCAAAGTCAATTGCAATAATAGCAAAAGACTTTGTTGCAAGTGATCTTACATACTCTCAAAGAGCATCAAAGGAATTTAACATGCCATTAACAATCAATCAAGTAAGCACTACAGATATTTTAAATGCCATAGAAGAAACCATAAAAATTCTAAGAAACTTTAACGATATAGAAATTAGAAATAATGTGGTCATGTACCTGGCAATAAAGTGGGCAAAGGATCAAAATAGTTCAGGAATTATTACAGGCGATGGCGCAGATGAGTTATTTGCAGGATATAATTTTTTGATAAAAAAATCCGAAGAAGAACTAGAAAAAGAAATACAAAGAGTATGTTCTGTAATGCATTTTCCAACGCAAGAGATAGGTAAATCACTAGGGATAACAGTAGAATCACCGTTTTTGAATGAAAATGTCATAGAATTTGCAAAGACAATTCCATCAAACCTCAAAGTTAGAGAAGAAAAAGCAAAGAGATATGGAAAGTGGATTCTCAGAAAAACATTTGAGAAAAACATCCCAATGCAAATTGCATGGAGAGAAAAAGCACCCATGCAAGATGGATCAGGTACTGCAGGACTTTCAAATTTGTTTGATTCTGTGATAAACGATCAAATGTTTTTAGAAAAGAAAAAGAAAATACAAGATGCAGATGAAGTCACAATAAGAACAAAGGAATCCATGTATTATTATGAAATTTATAGAAAAATGTATCAGGTGCCTACAAAGAATCAAGACACAGAGTCATGCCCTTATTGCAATTTCAATGTAGAAAAATCAAAATTTTGTCGTATGTGTGGAGCTTTTCCAATTTAG
- a CDS encoding YHS domain-containing protein, protein MPVDPVCGIELSEELAVTHEYDGKKLFFCCNGCRKIFIRKPKKWKKNI, encoded by the coding sequence GTGCCAGTAGATCCAGTTTGTGGAATTGAACTTTCTGAAGAATTAGCAGTAACTCATGAATATGATGGGAAAAAACTATTTTTTTGTTGTAATGGATGCAGGAAAATTTTCATTCGAAAACCAAAAAAATGGAAGAAAAATATCTAA
- a CDS encoding DUF6659 family protein — protein sequence MSSKIFDYSAICKTILALDPKIRFAGVINERGRLVAGGMKENVEPLENEKDDEMIFMELALRVKMRKEFDKQLGPVNFALASRERALAISFLVNDDILYVVSEPDADYGILPKKILKIIHS from the coding sequence TTGTCTTCTAAGATTTTTGATTATTCTGCTATTTGTAAAACAATTTTGGCGTTAGACCCCAAAATAAGATTTGCCGGAGTAATTAATGAGCGAGGAAGATTAGTTGCTGGTGGAATGAAAGAAAATGTTGAACCATTAGAAAATGAAAAAGATGACGAGATGATCTTTATGGAGCTTGCATTGAGAGTAAAAATGAGAAAAGAATTTGATAAACAATTGGGTCCAGTAAATTTTGCATTAGCATCAAGAGAACGTGCATTAGCAATTAGTTTTCTAGTTAATGATGATATTTTGTATGTTGTTTCAGAACCTGACGCTGATTATGGCATACTTCCAAAAAAAATATTGAAAATAATTCATTCATAA
- a CDS encoding aldo/keto reductase, whose protein sequence is MITGFATSEGTAKFAKNSSVNSLNFKKIHGLELSNVGIGTYLGDPNEQTDMLVKNAVKQSVLSGINVIDTAINYRAQKAERSVGKAISDLINEGKITRDQIFISTKNGYITNDADVKQEFWEYIKTEYTQKGILKEGDVSSGYHCMTPRYLDNQLERSLKNLGLDCVDLIYLHNAVEGQIKDISKEKFLENLKQVFELYEQKRSEGKIKFYGMATWECFRVSSDNPQYLSLEDTVELAKTIGGENHGFRFIQLPFNMYYDQALLAKNQTLAGKSISILEAASKLNVGVFTSVPLMQGRLLTPGAMPEFNELKPSIRALQFIRSSPGVISPLVGQKSPSHVSENLEIMKIPPMPEEEFLALVKKLTS, encoded by the coding sequence ATGATTACTGGATTTGCTACATCTGAAGGTACAGCAAAATTTGCTAAAAACTCAAGCGTAAATTCATTAAATTTTAAGAAAATACACGGCCTTGAATTATCTAATGTTGGTATTGGTACCTATCTTGGAGATCCAAATGAACAGACAGACATGCTTGTAAAAAATGCAGTAAAACAATCTGTTTTATCTGGAATTAATGTGATTGATACTGCAATTAATTATAGAGCACAAAAAGCTGAACGTTCTGTTGGAAAAGCAATCTCTGACTTGATCAATGAAGGAAAAATTACTCGTGATCAAATTTTCATTAGTACAAAAAATGGATATATCACAAATGATGCTGATGTAAAACAAGAATTTTGGGAATATATTAAAACTGAATATACTCAAAAAGGGATACTAAAAGAAGGTGATGTGTCCTCCGGATACCATTGCATGACTCCTAGATATCTTGATAATCAACTAGAACGTAGTTTGAAAAATCTTGGTTTAGATTGTGTTGATTTGATATACTTGCATAATGCTGTAGAGGGTCAAATCAAAGATATCTCAAAAGAAAAGTTTTTGGAAAATCTAAAACAGGTCTTTGAATTATATGAGCAAAAACGAAGCGAAGGAAAAATAAAATTTTATGGTATGGCAACATGGGAGTGTTTTCGAGTTTCTTCTGATAATCCACAATATCTTTCATTAGAAGATACAGTAGAATTGGCAAAAACTATTGGTGGTGAAAATCATGGATTTCGCTTTATTCAACTTCCATTTAACATGTATTATGATCAAGCACTACTGGCAAAGAATCAAACACTTGCTGGAAAATCTATTTCTATATTGGAAGCTGCATCCAAGTTGAATGTTGGAGTATTTACAAGTGTGCCATTAATGCAAGGAAGATTACTAACACCTGGTGCTATGCCAGAGTTTAACGAACTAAAACCATCCATTCGCGCCTTACAGTTCATTCGTTCATCCCCTGGTGTAATATCTCCACTGGTAGGACAAAAATCACCATCACACGTTTCTGAAAATCTTGAGATAATGAAAATTCCTCCAATGCCTGAGGAAGAATTTCTTGCATTAGTTAAGAAATTAACTTCATGA
- a CDS encoding prenyltransferase has product MISVWLRVIRVKFLLASVIAVLLGLAINWNQNHTIELFDAFLTFAGVMALHASVDLLNDYWDYKRGIDTTTKRTKMSGGTGVLPEGLLKPSSVYRAGIGFLILGSMIGFYFVFTDGIIIAAILGFAILSIYFYSTKIVDSGLAEFFVAVKGTMIVLGTFFIQSNQIILESILGGIVIGVLSSLVLFITSFPDHDADKSKGRKTLVIAVGKKRATSIFWVFPLISYFVIFTGIFLGLFPILSLITILGIPLLMKAGLDLRKNFDAVDELIPSMSNTLKFSRITGALFVLSFLFDALLIN; this is encoded by the coding sequence ATGATCTCTGTATGGTTAAGAGTGATACGTGTCAAGTTTCTTTTAGCCTCAGTTATAGCTGTATTACTTGGTCTTGCAATAAATTGGAATCAAAATCATACTATTGAACTATTTGATGCTTTTTTGACCTTTGCTGGTGTAATGGCACTTCATGCTAGTGTTGATTTATTGAATGATTACTGGGATTACAAAAGAGGAATAGATACCACTACTAAACGAACCAAAATGAGTGGAGGAACAGGTGTTTTGCCAGAGGGATTACTCAAACCATCTTCTGTTTATCGTGCAGGAATTGGATTTTTAATTTTAGGTTCCATGATTGGATTTTATTTTGTATTTACTGATGGAATAATTATTGCTGCAATTTTGGGATTCGCAATTTTATCTATCTATTTTTATTCTACAAAAATTGTAGATTCTGGACTTGCTGAATTTTTTGTAGCAGTAAAGGGAACAATGATAGTGCTTGGAACTTTTTTTATTCAATCAAATCAAATTATCCTTGAATCAATTTTAGGAGGAATAGTTATAGGAGTTTTGTCTTCTCTGGTCTTATTTATCACATCTTTTCCTGATCATGATGCCGATAAATCTAAAGGACGAAAAACTCTGGTTATTGCAGTTGGTAAAAAAAGGGCAACATCTATTTTTTGGGTTTTTCCTTTAATTTCATATTTTGTAATTTTTACTGGAATCTTTTTAGGACTTTTTCCAATACTGTCTCTTATTACGATACTTGGTATTCCATTATTGATGAAAGCAGGTCTTGATCTTAGAAAAAATTTTGATGCTGTAGATGAATTAATTCCATCAATGTCTAACACACTAAAGTTTAGCCGAATTACTGGTGCATTATTTGTACTAAGTTTTTTGTTTGATGCACTATTAATCAACTAG
- a CDS encoding archaellin/type IV pilin N-terminal domain-containing protein, which translates to MTYITSKKQKMTSRRAVAPIIATLLLVAIAVVGGSIVFVFSQGFFSSAQVSGSPNIESLKFTGYDASDGTDLLNHDGTTYSAGNTPGNGLVLGEEVTVYLQSNSVSKVTLGEIRFGGSVYNYTSGSPTNGQYRVLTAGPGSFLGTSSAELQPGQQVSIVMQLGENIKNGRDTQFKLTTANGAVFVGTIIAGQQSG; encoded by the coding sequence ATGACATACATAACGTCAAAAAAACAAAAAATGACCTCTAGAAGAGCAGTTGCTCCAATCATTGCAACACTTCTTTTAGTCGCTATCGCAGTTGTAGGTGGAAGTATTGTCTTTGTGTTCTCACAAGGATTCTTTAGTTCTGCTCAAGTAAGCGGTTCCCCAAACATCGAATCTCTGAAATTCACTGGTTATGATGCCTCTGATGGTACTGATTTGTTAAACCACGATGGTACGACTTATTCTGCTGGTAATACTCCAGGTAATGGTCTTGTACTAGGCGAGGAAGTAACAGTCTATCTACAGAGTAATAGTGTTAGTAAAGTCACATTAGGTGAAATTAGATTTGGTGGCTCAGTGTATAATTACACTAGTGGTTCACCAACTAACGGTCAATACCGTGTTCTAACAGCTGGACCTGGATCTTTCTTAGGTACATCATCTGCTGAACTTCAACCAGGACAACAAGTATCAATAGTGATGCAGCTTGGTGAAAACATCAAAAATGGCAGAGATACCCAGTTCAAACTGACAACAGCTAATGGTGCAGTGTTTGTAGGGACAATTATAGCAGGTCAACAAAGTGGTTAA
- a CDS encoding type II/IV secretion system ATPase subunit yields the protein MRLNIFKNKISAVQKIQYEHKNIVKSNENKIEEKSQHVKENEKKVPQFMTLSKLDWDNNEIHAGIIKDPTAKGGLRYQVIEPILTERDQKAFDIIKKLLMTELSVSLGDIKSKKDAERRLKNKIAIMIKKYRLKIPPKNIERINYFAVRDFVYLGKIEPLMRDHMIEEISCDGTNIPIYVWHREHESIPTNIIFKNEAELNNFARKMAYVCGKHVSVADPIIDASLPGGSRINLTLGHEITKRGSTFTIRRFRADPITVIDLIKFGTMSVDIAAYMWYLAEKRATMLIAGGTASGKTTALNALATFIRPGQKVVSIEDTQELNLPHENWIPAVSRQSFTDTQIGEINQFDLLRAALRQRPDIIIVGETRGREAYTLFQAMATGHGGFSSIHADSVDATLTRLTSSPMDVPKSLISNSLDLITLQLKIRIGEKSARRIIQVSEINGIDEKTGEIKTHEIFKWNPKEDRHEFMGDSVVFSKIKERDGDTDEKINYELTKRRLALEWMAKKDIRDHKEVSNNIMEYYSDPERYYERKRLEM from the coding sequence ATGAGGCTAAATATATTTAAGAATAAAATTTCAGCAGTACAAAAAATACAATATGAGCATAAAAATATTGTAAAATCAAATGAAAATAAGATAGAAGAGAAATCTCAACATGTTAAAGAAAATGAAAAGAAAGTTCCACAGTTTATGACACTTTCAAAGTTAGATTGGGACAATAATGAGATTCATGCAGGAATAATAAAAGATCCAACAGCAAAAGGAGGATTAAGATATCAAGTCATAGAGCCAATATTAACAGAAAGAGACCAAAAAGCTTTTGACATTATTAAAAAACTGTTAATGACAGAACTTTCAGTATCACTTGGAGATATTAAATCAAAAAAAGATGCAGAAAGAAGGCTAAAAAATAAAATCGCAATAATGATTAAAAAATACAGATTAAAAATTCCACCAAAAAATATCGAAAGGATAAATTATTTTGCAGTTCGAGATTTTGTATACCTTGGAAAGATTGAACCGCTTATGAGAGATCATATGATTGAAGAAATAAGTTGTGATGGGACAAACATTCCAATTTATGTATGGCATAGAGAACACGAATCAATTCCAACAAATATAATCTTCAAAAATGAAGCTGAGTTAAATAATTTTGCAAGAAAAATGGCATATGTTTGTGGAAAACATGTATCAGTTGCAGATCCAATCATAGATGCATCGTTACCGGGTGGAAGTAGAATCAATCTAACATTAGGTCATGAAATTACAAAAAGAGGGAGTACATTTACAATCAGACGTTTCAGAGCAGATCCAATTACAGTAATTGATTTAATCAAATTCGGGACAATGTCAGTAGATATTGCGGCATACATGTGGTATCTCGCTGAAAAACGTGCTACAATGCTTATTGCAGGAGGTACTGCAAGTGGAAAGACTACTGCTCTAAACGCTCTTGCGACATTTATCAGACCTGGACAAAAAGTAGTCAGCATAGAAGACACACAAGAATTGAATCTACCTCATGAAAATTGGATCCCAGCTGTTTCAAGGCAGAGCTTTACAGATACACAGATTGGAGAAATCAATCAATTTGATCTACTCAGAGCAGCACTTAGACAAAGACCAGATATAATTATTGTAGGAGAAACTAGAGGAAGAGAGGCTTATACATTATTTCAGGCAATGGCTACAGGTCACGGAGGATTTTCATCAATACATGCGGATTCAGTTGATGCAACATTAACAAGATTAACATCTTCACCAATGGACGTTCCAAAATCGCTCATTTCAAACAGTCTTGATTTGATTACATTGCAGCTAAAAATCAGAATTGGTGAAAAATCTGCAAGAAGAATAATTCAAGTATCAGAAATAAACGGTATCGATGAAAAAACTGGAGAAATTAAAACTCATGAGATATTCAAATGGAATCCAAAAGAAGACAGACATGAATTCATGGGAGATAGTGTAGTGTTTAGTAAAATAAAAGAAAGAGACGGGGATACGGATGAAAAGATCAATTATGAATTAACAAAAAGACGACTAGCATTAGAATGGATGGCAAAAAAAGACATTCGGGATCACAAAGAAGTCTCAAATAACATCATGGAGTATTACTCGGATCCTGAAAGATACTATGAAAGAAAGAGGTTAGAGATGTAA
- a CDS encoding type II secretion system F family protein: protein MTKTKQKQQEESVGVIHVYSYKLLNEHIKFLYPKFKPLEKSIKQAMMPIPFEVYVSSMVFFSIIGGVCGAIIGLMASQLINIQPVIVGYLLPPIAGLVLMAMTFGVLQIIPPVKVKNRSTKLLEEIPHFIGYMSTLATSGLSLEDIFKAISKEETDEDIVKDARFITRNIEILGMDLITAVKDLINRTPPGPYSELLEGAIVTSQSGGDLKEYFNATAKVQLEEKKMLLQKTTESLGSVAEIYTILLIVFPLLAVIMLSIMGIMSPSLGGFDLLTLMNILTFAVIPLSGVLMLVMMDTMVPKR, encoded by the coding sequence ATGACAAAAACAAAACAAAAACAACAAGAAGAATCAGTCGGAGTCATTCATGTGTATAGTTACAAGTTGCTTAATGAACATATAAAATTTCTATATCCAAAATTCAAACCGCTAGAAAAATCAATCAAACAAGCAATGATGCCAATTCCTTTTGAAGTATACGTTTCAAGCATGGTTTTCTTTAGCATTATTGGTGGAGTTTGCGGTGCAATAATAGGGCTAATGGCATCTCAATTAATCAACATACAACCTGTGATTGTGGGTTATCTTCTTCCACCAATTGCAGGATTAGTCTTAATGGCAATGACATTTGGGGTTTTGCAAATCATTCCTCCAGTCAAAGTAAAAAACAGATCAACAAAACTGCTAGAAGAAATTCCACATTTTATTGGATACATGTCGACGCTTGCAACAAGTGGGTTATCATTAGAAGATATTTTCAAAGCAATATCAAAAGAAGAGACAGATGAAGACATTGTAAAGGATGCACGTTTCATTACCAGAAACATTGAGATTCTGGGAATGGATTTAATCACAGCAGTAAAAGATCTAATCAATAGAACACCACCAGGACCATATTCAGAATTACTGGAAGGAGCTATTGTTACATCTCAATCAGGTGGGGATTTGAAAGAATACTTTAACGCTACGGCAAAAGTTCAGCTAGAAGAAAAAAAGATGTTATTACAAAAAACTACAGAATCGCTTGGTTCTGTTGCAGAAATATACACAATTCTCTTAATAGTATTTCCACTGCTTGCAGTTATCATGTTATCAATCATGGGCATTATGAGTCCAAGTTTAGGAGGTTTTGACTTGCTTACACTAATGAACATACTGACATTTGCAGTAATTCCACTAAGTGGGGTATTGATGTTAGTAATGATGGATACCATGGTGCCAAAGAGGTAA
- a CDS encoding type II secretion system F family protein, whose protein sequence is MQKIDRNQKEISTNEIMPKKSILKNEIVKSIMFSIVASISVIVISLEISSVVESTMIKDVGIIFGIMVGVIPLTIHQLREVQRRDSVDRNMPVFLLALLSSVQSGSNLIKAIEQAADRNLGALTPELKNLKANISWGTPLEDAFENFAKRTGTRVSRRVTVLLEMAMKIGGDVSENLEMIQKHVSEMQNIEKSRKSALQPYTYTIYISFAVFLAVAVLLTTSFFTEIEKVQDGLLAAGSGKDGLFGSLADLDVSKLESALFNMAIIEAVFGGVAAGKIGSGSYVAGTKHVVVMIIMAVIAFNVS, encoded by the coding sequence ATGCAAAAAATTGATAGAAACCAAAAAGAGATTTCAACAAATGAAATAATGCCAAAAAAGTCCATTTTAAAAAATGAGATTGTAAAATCAATCATGTTTTCAATTGTTGCGTCAATTAGTGTAATTGTAATTAGTTTAGAAATCTCAAGTGTAGTTGAATCAACTATGATCAAAGATGTCGGGATAATATTTGGAATCATGGTTGGAGTCATTCCATTAACAATTCATCAATTAAGAGAAGTGCAAAGAAGAGATAGTGTAGATAGGAACATGCCAGTATTTTTATTAGCATTACTAAGTTCTGTTCAAAGCGGCTCCAATCTTATCAAAGCAATAGAACAAGCAGCAGATAGAAACTTGGGAGCATTAACTCCTGAATTAAAGAATCTTAAAGCAAACATCAGTTGGGGAACGCCATTAGAAGACGCATTTGAGAATTTTGCAAAGAGAACAGGCACAAGAGTATCACGACGTGTAACTGTACTACTTGAGATGGCCATGAAGATAGGAGGAGATGTAAGTGAGAACTTGGAGATGATTCAAAAACACGTCTCAGAGATGCAAAACATTGAAAAAAGTAGAAAGTCAGCTTTGCAACCATATACATATACAATTTACATTTCATTTGCAGTGTTTTTAGCAGTTGCAGTATTACTAACTACTAGCTTTTTTACTGAGATTGAAAAAGTTCAAGATGGACTGTTAGCTGCAGGTAGTGGAAAAGATGGATTGTTTGGATCATTAGCAGATTTAGATGTATCAAAATTAGAATCAGCGTTATTTAACATGGCAATAATTGAAGCAGTCTTTGGAGGAGTAGCTGCAGGAAAGATAGGATCTGGGTCGTATGTTGCAGGAACAAAACACGTTGTGGTAATGATAATCATGGCAGTAATTGCATTTAATGTATCATAG